Proteins encoded in a region of the Vicia villosa cultivar HV-30 ecotype Madison, WI linkage group LG5, Vvil1.0, whole genome shotgun sequence genome:
- the LOC131604658 gene encoding uncharacterized protein LOC131604658 has protein sequence MSQISPSKKTTSRSETVSDSRAPNMVSDQDVVMNVVPLNTVPATDPVSSIPRKIHARKSTGGSVPETFSARDKEGSAYVHNAIAGLVTRILNEGHKVEGISVPLAQAYAPENSKDNQVDASKDHVDVETSEANNVETSDAKDVETSGAKDAAILETEKAEEVTATSPKEKLTRPIDNDPIDIADDDLISSISNRVKARRGQQVDDQHLPKTKVTPLKNATKEKIKKVPAESSRTGSKVAVKKRKERSVSDSEDNVLSDVPDIPSKKKIAVTKSSTKVRDVPLDNIYLHYASNAIQWKFVCQRRLALERELANDALECQEVMKLIKSAGLLKTVTHLSKCYEMLVKEFIVNLSQDCADGKAEDFHKVYVRRKCIDFSPTVVNLYLGRDDEAQPELEVTDNEVCKVITGGKVKKWPIKSKLSASLLNVRYALLHKIGAANWVPTNHTSTIAVGLGRFIYDVGTKTKFDYGTYIFDQTMRFQLQIGYESVMKGLESVISEVSTELEVSYESVRGLVVISVRWLLLLKV, from the exons ATGTCTCAGATTTCTCCTTCAAAGAAGACGACTTCCCGCTCTGAAACAGTATCCGATTCTAGGGCACCAAATATGGTGAGTGATCAGGATGTTGTGATGAATGTTGTGCCCTTGAACACGGTTCCGGCTACTGATCCTGTTAGTAGTATACCAAGAAAGATACATGCACGAAAATCGACTGGTGGGTCCGTTCCAGAAACTTTTTCTGCTAGGGATAAAGAGGGTTCTGCATATGTCCACAATGCGATCGCAGGTCTTGTCAcgagaatcttgaatgaaggtcACAAGGTAGAAGGAATATCTGTTCCTTTAGCCCAAGCTTATGCTCCTGAGAACAGCAAAGACAATCAAGTTGATGCTAGCAAAGATCATgttgatgttgagacatctgaagcTAACAATGTTGAGACTTCTGAtgctaaagatgttgaaacatctggaGCTAAAGATGCTGCGATTCTTGAAACAGAGAAAGCTGAAGAGGTCACTGCTACTTCTCCTAAAGAGAAGCTTACTCGCCCTATTGACA ATGATCCTATTGacattgctgatgatgacctcatctctAGCATTTCTAACAGAGTCAAGGCTCGAAGGGGACAACAGGTTGATGATCAACATCTTCCCAAGACTAAAGTTACTCCTCTAAAGAATGCCACCAAAGAAAAGATTAAGAAGGTCCCTGCTGAATCTTCAAGAACTGGGAGCAAGGTTGCTGtgaagaagaggaaagaaagaagTGTTTCTGACTCAGAGGACAATGTCctaagtgatgtccctgacatcccttcaaagaagaagattgctgtcaCCAAATCCTCCACAAAGGTTCGTGATGTTCCCTTGGACAACATTTATTTGCACTATGCTTCAAATGCTATCCAGTGGAAGTTTGTTTGTCAGAGAAGACTGGCTCTGGAAAGAGAGCttgcaaatgatgctctggaatgtCAAGAGGTCATGAAGCTCATCAAATCTGCAGGTTTGCTTAAAACTGTTACTCATCTTTCTAAATGCTATGAAATGCTCGTGAAGGAGTTTATAGTAAATTTGTCTCAAGATTGTGCTGATGGGAAAGCTGAGGATTTTCATAAggtgtatgttagaagaaaatgtATAGATTTCTCCCCAACTGTTGTCAACCTCTATCTAGGTAGGGATGAtgaggctcaacctgagcttgaagtgactGACAATGAGGTGTGCAAAGTTATCACTGGTGGTAAGGTTAAGAAATGGCCCATAAAGAGTAAATTGTCTGCTAGTCTTCTTAATGTCAGGTATGCTTTGCTGCACAAAATTGGTGCTGCTAACTGGGTGCCTACCAATCACACttctaccattgctgttggccTAGGTAGATTCATATATGATGTGGGAACCAAGACAAAGTTTGATTATGGAACTTACATATTTGATCAAACTATGAG ATTTCAGTTACAAATTGGTTATGAATCTGTTATGAAGGGGTTAGAATCAGTTATATCT GAAGTTAGTACTGAGTTGGAAGTTAGTTACGAATCGGTTAGAGGGTTGGTTGTTATTTCTGTTAGATGGTTGTTGCTGTTGAAAGTATAG
- the LOC131604659 gene encoding uncharacterized protein LOC131604659 — protein sequence MSQSSPSKKSSPSSETASGSRAPNVVSDQDVVLNVVPLNSVPATDPVRNPPRKMHARKSTGGSVPETFSVQGREGSTYVHNAIADIVTRILNEGHQVDGISVPLAQIPASENSKDDQDGQDDASKDQGDVETSVDNNDEKTPGAKDVETSEAINVETSGTKDAEILEPEKAEEVPVAPSKETLNEGPTVHDVVNLDDLDDSIDIADDELISSISHRVKTRKGKQEFIVNLSQDCGDGRTDDFHKVITGGKVNKWPIKSKLSASSLNVRYALLHKIGAANWVPTNHTSTISVGLGRFIYAVGTKTKFDYGTYIFDQTMRHVGTSATKLPIAFPSLICGIILKQHPGILKSKDSVCKRESALSFHYKLLQRSDDMTSAGTSQPSKSVNKALLIAELKETCQELDNRKLKLEKLIQSLEQSTDDDLAGERDGDNMDEDKGAEEEAEDAEAEGAESGSSDAAEETSSSSDDNPGGSSDEDSDGSDD from the exons ATGTCTCAGAGTTCTCCCTCAAAGAAATCGTCTCCTTcctctgaaacagcatcaggATCTAGGGCACCCAATGTGGTGAGTGATCAAGATGTTGTGTTGAatgttgtgccattgaactcTGTTCCTGCTACCGATCCTGTTCGTAATccaccaagaaagatgcatgcaagaaaatcaactggtGGATCTGTTCCAGAAACTTTTTCTGTTCAAGGTAGAGAGGGCTCTACTTATGTTCACAATGCGATCGCAGATATTGTcacaagaatcttgaatgaagggcaccAGGTTGATGGAATatctgttcctctagcccaaatTCCTGCCTCTGAGAACAGCAAAGATGATCAAGATGGTCAAGATGATGCTAGCAAAGATCAGggtgatgttgagacatctgttgaCAACAATGATGAGAAGACCCCTGGTGccaaagatgttgagacatctgaagctatcaatgttgaaaCATCTGGTACTAAAGATGCTGAGATTCTTGAACCTGAGAAAGCTGaagaggttcctgttgctccttctaAAGAAACCCTTAATGAAGGCCCTACTGTGCATGATGTGGTGAATCTGGATGATCTGGATGATTCTATTGACATTGCTGATGATGAGCTCATCTCTAGCATCTCTCATAGAGTCAAGACTCGTAAGGGCAAACAA gaATTTATTGTGAATTTGTCTCAAGATTGTGGTGATGGAAGAACTGATGATTTTCATAAG GTAATCACTGGTGGTAAGGTTAATAAGTGGCCCATAAAGAGCAAACTGTCTGCTAGTTCTCTTAATGTCAGGTATGCATTGCTGCACAAAATTGGTGCTGCTAACTGGGTGCCTACCAATCACACTTCTACCATTTCTGTTGGCCTAGGAAGATTCATATATGCTGTGGGAACCAAGACAAAATTTGACTATGGGACTTACATATTTGATCAAACTATGAGGCATGTTGGTACCTCTGCTACCAAGCTTCCCATTGCTTTCCCATCTCTGATATGTGGGATAATCCTCAAGCAACACCCTGGAATTCTGAAAAGTAAAGATTCTGTATGTAAGAGGGAGAGTGCTTTGtcttttcactacaagctgcttcaGAGGTCTGATGACAtgacatctgctgggacatcacaACCCAGCAAGTCTGTGAACAAAGCCCTTCTTATTGCTGAGCTGAAAGAGACTTGTCAAGAGTTGGACAACAGGAAGCTGAAACTTGAAAAGCTCATCcaaagtcttgagcagtctaCAGATGATGACCTTGCTGGTGAGAGGGATGGTGACAATATGGATGAAGACAAAGGTGCTGAGGAAGAGGCTGAGGATGCTGAAGCTGAGGGTGCTGAAAGTGGGAGTAGTGATGCTGCTGAAGAGACTAGTAGCTCAAGTGATGACAATCCTGGTGGCTCTAGTGATGAAGACAGTGATGGGTCTGATGATTAG